From one Paenibacillus sp. FSL K6-1330 genomic stretch:
- a CDS encoding ribose-phosphate diphosphokinase, with protein MTYLDSKLKIFTCNSNPKLAHQIADYIGIPMGESHTTSFSDGEIQVKLSESVRGCHVYIVQSTCLPVNDNLMELLVMVDALKRASAKSINVVIPYYGYARQDRKARSRDPITAKLVANLIEKAGAHRVITMDLHAMQIQGFFDIPVDHLLGVPILAQYFRSKQIENPVVVSPDHGGVVRARKLADFLNAPLAIIDKRRPEPNVSEVMNIIGNIEGKTAILIDDIIDTAGTIVLGANALMEGGVKEVYACCTHPVLSGPAHERLENSPLKEVVVTDTIPITNPNPSSKLTVLSVAPLMGEAIIRVHEELSISKLFEIE; from the coding sequence ATGACTTATCTTGATTCTAAATTAAAAATATTCACGTGTAATTCCAATCCTAAACTTGCCCATCAGATCGCCGATTATATCGGCATTCCGATGGGGGAATCGCATACAACCAGCTTTAGCGACGGCGAGATTCAAGTAAAGCTCTCCGAAAGCGTACGGGGCTGCCATGTTTATATTGTGCAGTCCACTTGTTTGCCGGTGAATGATAACTTGATGGAGCTGCTGGTTATGGTGGATGCGCTCAAGCGGGCATCCGCGAAGAGCATCAACGTGGTTATTCCGTATTACGGATATGCCCGTCAAGACCGCAAAGCGCGTTCGCGGGATCCGATCACCGCTAAGCTGGTTGCGAACCTGATTGAAAAAGCAGGAGCTCATCGCGTCATTACGATGGACCTGCATGCGATGCAGATTCAGGGATTTTTCGATATTCCGGTGGATCATCTGCTCGGCGTACCGATTCTTGCCCAATATTTCCGTTCAAAGCAGATCGAGAACCCAGTCGTTGTATCTCCGGATCACGGCGGTGTGGTTCGCGCGAGAAAGCTTGCTGATTTCCTGAATGCGCCGCTGGCGATTATCGATAAACGCCGACCGGAGCCGAACGTCAGTGAAGTCATGAACATTATCGGGAATATCGAAGGCAAGACCGCTATTCTGATTGATGACATTATCGATACCGCCGGTACGATTGTGCTGGGTGCCAATGCGTTGATGGAAGGCGGCGTGAAGGAAGTCTACGCGTGCTGTACACATCCGGTTCTCTCGGGCCCTGCCCATGAGCGACTGGAAAACTCCCCGCTGAAGGAAGTTGTTGTAACAGACACCATTCCGATCACCAATCCGAACCCGAGCAGCAAGCTGACGGTGTTGTCGGTTGCTCCGTTGATGGGTGAAGCCATCATCCGGGTTCATGAGGAATTGTCGATTAGTAAATTGTTTGAAATAGAATAA
- the pth gene encoding aminoacyl-tRNA hydrolase, with protein MKWIVGLGNPGSNYEKTRHNVGFMALDALAERHGMKFNQNKCKSVIAEGMIGGTKTVLIKPMTFMNLSGEAVRAYMDYYKVSLEDMIVVYDDLDTVVGKIRLRYQGSAGGHNGIKSIIQHTGTQSFNRVRMGISRPEPGYAIVDYVLGTFPKKEREQLQSMVEETCDALEFSLDHTFEQTMAKFNKS; from the coding sequence ATGAAATGGATTGTCGGACTGGGCAACCCCGGTTCAAATTATGAGAAGACACGCCATAATGTTGGATTCATGGCGCTGGATGCACTGGCAGAGCGACACGGTATGAAGTTCAACCAGAATAAATGCAAATCGGTCATCGCCGAAGGGATGATTGGCGGCACCAAAACCGTCCTGATCAAACCGATGACGTTCATGAATCTTTCGGGCGAGGCCGTGCGTGCTTATATGGATTATTATAAAGTGAGTCTTGAGGACATGATTGTGGTCTATGATGATTTGGATACCGTGGTCGGTAAGATCCGCCTGCGGTATCAGGGCAGTGCCGGAGGACATAATGGCATTAAATCCATTATTCAGCATACCGGGACTCAGAGCTTCAACCGTGTTCGTATGGGCATATCGAGGCCTGAGCCGGGTTATGCGATTGTGGATTATGTGCTCGGTACTTTTCCGAAGAAGGAACGCGAACAGCTGCAGAGCATGGTAGAGGAGACCTGTGACGCGCTGGAATTCAGTCTGGATCATACCTTTGAACAGACGATGGCGAAGTTTAACAAGTCTTAG
- a CDS encoding anti-sigma-F factor Fin family protein produces the protein MAITYVCRHCRAFQGRIDSNYVSEARLGFDSLTPEERKDIIAYDFNGEMMVRVTCDHCREALEANPELSLLANPLQ, from the coding sequence ATGGCGATAACCTATGTTTGCAGACATTGTCGGGCGTTTCAAGGCCGCATCGATTCCAATTACGTATCCGAAGCTCGTCTCGGATTTGATTCCTTGACCCCTGAGGAACGCAAGGATATAATAGCCTATGATTTTAACGGAGAAATGATGGTCCGGGTAACCTGCGATCATTGCAGAGAAGCCCTCGAAGCCAATCCGGAACTTAGCCTTTTGGCAAATCCCCTGCAATGA